From the Leptolyngbya sp. O-77 genome, one window contains:
- a CDS encoding cell division protein SepF: MSFFQRIQDVFGLGEPYDDAEYEDLGYAAEDESYGYANAYPEQVPPPSPAPRRRRGAAPNSVPNNVVGLPRAAGHQPEVVLMEPRSFEEIPQAVRALRERKSVILNLGLMEPDQAQRAADYVAGGAYAVDGHQERLGDHIFLFTPSFVQISSFTSMGRGDLPLGNLSYPPAPTPKGPPTSPPPWPGNAF; this comes from the coding sequence ATGAGCTTCTTCCAGCGAATTCAAGACGTGTTTGGTTTGGGCGAACCCTACGACGATGCCGAGTACGAAGATCTGGGATACGCCGCTGAAGACGAGTCCTACGGCTATGCCAATGCCTACCCCGAGCAAGTTCCGCCCCCGTCGCCCGCCCCTCGCCGCCGTAGGGGTGCTGCACCCAATAGCGTCCCCAATAATGTCGTAGGCCTGCCCCGTGCTGCTGGGCATCAGCCCGAAGTGGTCTTGATGGAGCCGCGCTCCTTTGAAGAAATTCCCCAAGCGGTGCGGGCGCTGCGAGAGCGCAAGTCCGTCATTCTGAATTTAGGGCTAATGGAGCCAGACCAGGCCCAGCGGGCGGCCGACTATGTGGCGGGTGGAGCCTATGCAGTGGATGGACACCAGGAGCGGCTGGGCGACCACATTTTCCTATTCACTCCCAGCTTTGTGCAGATCAGCAGCTTTACCTCGATGGGCCGGGGCGATCTGCCGCTGGGCAACTTGAGCTATCCCCCCGCTCCGACCCCAAAGGGGCCGCCCACCTCGCCGCCACCCTGGCCCGGCAATGCGTTCTGA
- a CDS encoding acyl-CoA thioesterase, producing MPFTYSRTVRFQDTDAAGVVYFANVLAMCHEAYEASLAASGINLNAFFCYPRIAIPITHATVDFMRPSFCGDEQKIYVTPKKLKDSEFEIEYEVFTVERVGKEIPEIQETCVARAFTKHVCIDSAQRARSPLPLEVMKWLSQWSREGEKVFDDLETLL from the coding sequence ATGCCCTTCACTTACTCTCGCACTGTCCGCTTTCAAGACACCGACGCGGCCGGCGTTGTGTATTTTGCCAACGTGCTGGCCATGTGCCACGAAGCCTATGAAGCCTCCCTCGCCGCCTCAGGGATTAATCTCAATGCCTTTTTTTGCTACCCGCGTATTGCGATTCCCATCACCCACGCCACGGTAGATTTTATGCGGCCGTCTTTTTGTGGGGACGAGCAGAAGATTTACGTCACGCCCAAAAAGCTGAAGGACAGCGAGTTTGAGATCGAGTACGAAGTGTTTACGGTGGAGCGAGTGGGCAAGGAAATTCCCGAAATCCAGGAAACCTGCGTTGCCCGCGCCTTTACCAAGCATGTGTGCATTGACAGCGCCCAGCGTGCGCGATCGCCCCTACCGCTAGAGGTGATGAAGTGGCTCAGCCAGTGGAGCCGCGAAGGAGAAAAGGTGTTTGATGATTTGGAAACGTTGCTTTAG